GCGACAAGGCCGCCGCCGAGGCCGCCCTCAAGACGGCGACCAAGAAGCTCGACAAGGCCGTGAGCAAGGGCGTCATCCACGAGAACCAGGCGGCGAACCGCAAGTCGTCGATCTCGAAGAAGGTCGCGGCGCTCTAGCCCCACCCCGCACTTCTCGACGCCCTCGCCGGTTCGCCGGCGGGGGTGTCGTGCTGTGCGGGGCCGAACGACGGCGCGTTACAGCTCGAGGCCGCGGTCGGCCACGACGCGCACGAGCGACTCGACCGCGTAAACCGGATCGCGCCCCGCGCCCTTGACGGCGGCATCGGTCTCGGCCGCCATGAGAATCGCGCGGCCGAGCCCCTCCTCCGTCCAGCCCTGCAAGTCGCGCCGAGCACGATCGACCTGCCAGGGCGCGAGTCCGAGCTGCGAGGCCACCTGGCCGCCCGAGCCGCGTGTGCCGCCGAC
The sequence above is a segment of the Microcella humidisoli genome. Coding sequences within it:
- the rpsT gene encoding 30S ribosomal protein S20; this encodes MANIKSQIKRIKTNLKAQERNKAVKSELKTAIRRTNEAVASGDKAAAEAALKTATKKLDKAVSKGVIHENQAANRKSSISKKVAAL